In the Balaenoptera musculus isolate JJ_BM4_2016_0621 chromosome 20, mBalMus1.pri.v3, whole genome shotgun sequence genome, CTGCCGCAGGATGGAGGTGAAGTCCTCCATGTGCAGGGAGGCCAGGAACGTCTCCAGCGGGCTCGTCTCGGGCTCCAGGTCCTCATCCAGGCCCAAGTCCAGCTCGTCCCAGGGCAGCTCCTCCCCGCAGCTGCGGTCCTGCAGGCTGTTGGCACTGCCCAGGCTGTCGTCGTCGAGGCTGGGGGAGCTCTGAAGCCGACCCCGCGGCGTGCCCGCGCCGTCCAGGGCCGCGTCCTCGCGGCCCAGGCCGTGCAGTCCGCTGCTCAGGTAGTTCCTGCGGAACACCATGGTGCCCAGGCCCGGGCGGGTGAACAGGGAGTCGTGGCCTGAGTCGGTGCTGGCCTCCGAGCGCGCAGGCTCGGCCGCCAGTGTGGCACGGGAGACGCTGTCCTCGTCGGAGAGGAACATGTCCCGGAGCGGGGCGCGGCCCCACTCCTTGGGGTTGGCGTAGGTGCCCTGGCGCACAAACATCACGTCACTGCCCAGCTGCAGGCCCGAGAGCGAGCGCACGCTCTTGCGGCCGTCCTCGGAGATCTTGAAGGTGCCTTCGCCGCCCTGCTTGCGCCGCTCCAGCTTCTTCTGGATCTTGGTCTTGCCCTTGGCGGTGCCGTGCAGCGTGGCCTGCGAGTAGGGCAGGTGGCTGCCGAGCGCCAGATGCTGCAGCCGGCGGCTCAGGGTGCTGGACGTGAGGCTGGAGAAGCTGAGCGCGTCCGAGCGCTCGGCCAGCTCGCGCCGGTAGCGCCGTTCCATGCGCTCGTGGTGCTTGCGCTGCATCTTGGCGCACTCGCGGATGCGCCGCTCCGCCTCGCGGAAGGCCTTGTCCTTCAGCTTGCCCACCAGCTTGGGGTTGAGGCTGCTCTGCTTGGCCGCGATGGAGTCCAGGTAGCGCAC is a window encoding:
- the USH1G gene encoding Usher syndrome type-1G protein isoform X2, yielding MNDQYHRAARDGYLELLKEATRKELNAPDEDGMTPTLWAAYHGNLESLRLIVSRGGDPDKCDIWGNTPLHLAASNGHLHCLSFLVSFGANIWCLDNDLHTPLDMAAMKGHLECVRYLDSIAAKQSSLNPKLVGKLKDKAFREAERRIRECAKMQRKHHERMERRYRRELAERSDALSFSSLTSSTLSRRLQHLALGSHLPYSQATLHGTAKGKTKIQKKLERRKQGGEGTFKISEDGRKSVRSLSGLQLGSDVMFVRQGTYANPKEWGRAPLRDMFLSDEDSVSRATLAAEPARSEASTDSGHDSLFTRPGLGTMVFRRNYLSSGLHGLGREDAALDGAGTPRGRLQSSPSLDDDSLGSANSLQDRSCGEELPWDELDLGLDEDLEPETSPLETFLASLHMEDFTSILRQEKIDLEALMLCSDLDLRSISVPLGPRKKIMGAVRRRRQALERPPALEDTEL